Within the Aspergillus luchuensis IFO 4308 DNA, chromosome 5, nearly complete sequence genome, the region TTATGTATCAGTTGTTCCAGAATCGACCGGACTGGATAGTCCACGTGGCGGATGATATTCAAAACAAGGACCCGGGAGACATACGATCGAATTTCAGCTTTTTGCGAGAGCTCTTTCATAAGGTCCTTGATAATGCTGAGCCGGATGGTATTGTTATCCTGCTCGATGCCTTGGATGAAAGTGAGCCTGACTCAAGGGGAAAATTCTTTCAGCACTTGCACAGTTTCGATAGCCCCGCTTTGAAGCTCTTCTGCACTGCCCGTCCACTAAGGGACATCATCGACGACTTTAAACCTGTGAGGAGTTCCATTTTGAATCTCGATCTAGATGAGCAGTGTCAGGAGTTTCTTTCGAGGGATATCCAGTGTGTTGCCAGTCAACATCTGAAAGCCTTCATCGAGAAACAGAGAATCGAAGATGAATCCGTTTGCTGTCAACTCCGCGAGAAGCTCACAAAACGCGTGGAAGGTGATCGAACGTATCTTTTTGTCAAATTACTTTTTGACATCCTGgataagaagaagctgggtaTGACAAGCTCGGTAAGGGCATGGGTCAAAGAGTTCGAGAATATTCCAGAGTCAGTCTTTGACGCGTACACCGACCTACTAGACGCAATAGATGAATCAGATCGTGAAGCAGTCAAAGCTATGTTGGAGATTGTGTTGGCCGCACAGAGACCTTTGACCgtggaggaaatggaaattgCCTTGAAGGTTGGTATGGATGACGAGGCCTTTGAGCGTGGAGACGAGTTCAACCCAATTCTATTCAAAGCAGACATGTTGGAACGATGCCATTTCTTGCTGGTGACATATAATGACCGTATCTACTTTATTCATCAAACGGTTAAGGACTATCTTCTATCGGAACAAGAAAGTCAAGTGAAACCGAAGAAGGACAAAAGACCAGCCTGGCTACAATCGATCAGCACCGTGTCCTGTCATGAAACGATACTGAACAGTTGCATGCGTTATATCTCCGCCCCATTCAATCAGCGGTCGGAGATAATATCTGTTGAGGATTTCTTCCACCTGCCTCGTTATGAGCAGCTTGAGCATCAACAATGGTATTGCGACACTTTTCCACTTGGGGAATATGCGTTTTGTCAGTGGTTGGTTCATCTGCGTGAAATAAGAaccaaagaggaaagaagtcCCGAAAGCCTTACTGTAGTGCTTCAAAGGCTTCAAGAGAAGTATTTTGGTCTATCTTTTGATGTCACATTGTCCATGCTCTGTTGCTCCAGCTTTCCGTCCGAAGTAGAGGCGAGGCTTTTCCAAAGCATGGTACAGTTAGGGAGTACGAACATGACCGAAGCTCTCAGCAGCATGTGTGAAGGCCTAATAATGCGATTTATCAAGTTCAGCTCACTTGCTGATCTCACTTGCGCGATGGAAATTATCGCCGACGTGGCGGAGCAGACGCCAGAAGGAGACCCCAAGCTCGGTCAGTTGCTTATTAATTTAAGCCGGGCGCACAATGTGAAGGATCTCCACGATATGAATACCGGGAATGAACCCTGCAACACTGCCTTGAATATTATCGAAGAAGCTTTGCAGGTAACACCAATTGCTAGCGTTTACCGAGCTAGGGCATTGCATATGCGCGGTGTTTGTACTCGCCAGGGCGACATCGATCAGGCAATCAAAGATACCGAGGAGGCCCTGATTCACACGCCTGATCTGGGCCAGCCAGATAAACAGCTATTTTGCCAATCTTTGGCGCTCCATTTGGGCGAACGATACTGGTGGGCGGAGACACCCAATGAAGATGACTTACTCAGGGCTGTAGAGATTGCACAGGAGGCCACAAACGGCATGTCAAAAAAACATCCAAACTACTCCAGTGCGCTTCTTGTGTTGTCTCGTTTGTTGCTGACAGCTTCTCGAAGCGATCCTGACGAGCCAAACTATTTAAATCAGGCAATCGAAGTGGCAAGAGAGGCAAATACATTCAGATTACCCACCGAATTCATGGGTAGTCAGTGTCTTTATGAGCTATCTCAGTGTTTGATTGATCGCTTCATTCGAGACTTTGACGTTAAAGATCTCGAGGATGCTCGTGAGCTTATCGAGGAGGGCTTGCGAACAACAGCGCAGTCAACAAGCCTGAGATCTAGTTTCATGAATTTCAGAAATTTAGTGGAGGGGGTTGAAGTGGGTTTGAAGGGAATAGAAAGTACAGATAGCACTTCCATATAATTCACTATTTGGAGGTCCAGTATTTGTTTGATTTGTACTCTTCGTTCCTTCGAATCGTTCAATATTCCTACTTTTTCCAtgcatttttttttttcaatcTAGTCAGAGCCACTCCCTTAACGCAAATGCTCAGGTGGATTAGCAATCTggtgcttcttcctcttttgaTCTCATTGctctattctatttttctatagCATGCATTAGCTACTAGATGTCGCGTTTTCCTCGAACCTACATAGTACATTGCCAATGATGAGTGTCAACGCATCTACGATGTAAGGttcaccaaccaccatcaaccacatCAAAAGAGAGATATATTCCCGTCAATGTACTGGTGTCTCTAGATCTTGCATAGCTCTGCATAAGTCATGATAATCTTCTTGTTCCTGATTGAATGGAAAACGCTCCAACTGTTCAACCTCATGGCTAAGGATAAGAGAGGCCTGTACAACGTAGTGTTCAGTCAGAAGTATGGAGATTTCAGATGAACCAGCTGCACCAAACATGACATCTGTAACTACTAGTTGTATGCTGGCGCGTAGTGAGAACAGCATGCTAGCTTGGTGAGCATCCTCTGGtattctttccattctttctcccATGTTAGACGACCTCGGCCTTAGTACAAAGATATGCTCTCCACTGAACCATTGCTTCGCCTTTAATACCACCAGTGATACTAGGTAGCAATTTAACCGAACCAGAAATAAGCAAAATTGATCCATGTATCTTTTGCTCCACTTCCCAGAGTGTTTTAGACGGCAGGAAGATGCTGTAGGTTCAAATGTATTACAATACCTCCCATGGTACAATAAAAGTATAACGCctatggagaagaagaaaaacgtGAAGAATGGTTTTTGGGCACAGATATGGAGCCCAATATGTTGTCACGTCTCAATCCTCCTTTAGGCCTGTGTGAAGGTGATCTTTCATGACTATGGCTTCCCCACTTCCAGAACAGTAAACCCATACTGCTTCAT harbors:
- a CDS encoding uncharacterized protein (COG:S;~EggNog:ENOG410PWF2;~InterPro:IPR011990,IPR027417,IPR041664,IPR031359;~PFAM:PF13191,PF17100;~go_function: GO:0005515 - protein binding [Evidence IEA]); translated protein: MPQMGQPKWLACLKSRFSGKSKSKHKESLGNDTGQASASTPLKESNQSFGETTKPVGSSQSNRHSSEHGQSEIESKEQTNYISPVIDEQEIPDVEGIWEEAYGRIRNNKGMEKLVIEYEKLVRSKLPSATDPDSGNVNNDQMPLTRQLAGLDGESRQKLMDELVEESSNSAADIKAFDTFSKVFNSTKDGISSMLAVYPPASIAWAGVCLVLTPLVKYSDQVNASHDGLLYIITKLPWYAHLVELLKSEIWQSPQQFRQSKAPLKEAIIELYRLIIEFQILTLRECHHKFRTLSKTFVGPGSSSEDRLIKIQEAESEVQKHMEIDFRTQVLDTLKGIRSNSAQMETSLTSELNRQFALRQQSKLIAKFRLDKTRLDIDSYQAYYEAISNPSSGTTEGFREHRVYREWRSGSTRSLLVVAHPGTGKSVLTKSLHESLSKPGGPAVCSFFFKDRGGQQNNMNVALCHIMYQLFQNRPDWIVHVADDIQNKDPGDIRSNFSFLRELFHKVLDNAEPDGIVILLDALDESEPDSRGKFFQHLHSFDSPALKLFCTARPLRDIIDDFKPVRSSILNLDLDEQCQEFLSRDIQCVASQHLKAFIEKQRIEDESVCCQLREKLTKRVEGDRTYLFVKLLFDILDKKKLGMTSSVRAWVKEFENIPESVFDAYTDLLDAIDESDREAVKAMLEIVLAAQRPLTVEEMEIALKVGMDDEAFERGDEFNPILFKADMLERCHFLLVTYNDRIYFIHQTVKDYLLSEQESQVKPKKDKRPAWLQSISTVSCHETILNSCMRYISAPFNQRSEIISVEDFFHLPRYEQLEHQQWYCDTFPLGEYAFCQWLVHLREIRTKEERSPESLTVVLQRLQEKYFGLSFDVTLSMLCCSSFPSEVEARLFQSMVQLGSTNMTEALSSMCEGLIMRFIKFSSLADLTCAMEIIADVAEQTPEGDPKLGQLLINLSRAHNVKDLHDMNTGNEPCNTALNIIEEALQVTPIASVYRARALHMRGVCTRQGDIDQAIKDTEEALIHTPDLGQPDKQLFCQSLALHLGERYWWAETPNEDDLLRAVEIAQEATNGMSKKHPNYSSALLVLSRLLLTASRSDPDEPNYLNQAIEVAREANTFRLPTEFMGSQCLYELSQCLIDRFIRDFDVKDLEDARELIEEGLRTTAQSTSLRSSFMNFRNLVEGVEVGLKGIESTDSTSI